One Watersipora subatra chromosome 4, tzWatSuba1.1, whole genome shotgun sequence genomic window carries:
- the LOC137393033 gene encoding band 4.1-like protein 3, with protein sequence MVKCLVHLLDGDKFETQLQKGAIGKELFDAVKEKLTLKEEGDYFSMSYIEPKSQHRRWMDMEKRIDKQMEGSQAQVHEFSFELKFYPPVPENLNEDLTRYFIVLQIRKDLWTGLLPSSFYTLAMLGSYTVQSELGDYDRNEHHGIEYLRPYSFAPKSTEELLSRIADLHHSHRGMTPEEADLYFLQNAKRMAMYGMELHEVKDNKGRKVSLGMSASGLYLYEGRLRMDKYKWHRMLKMSYKGDHLLIKVRPAEYEKSEKVHMFKLPNKKEAKRLWRIAVEHHQFFRLKQPEPVDSNTFGTFGSRRWRMSGRTATEIKNTGTPKRDDYSKPGIFLSPDNYQGSMEGRSGTLPYSQGSRGMDPTMINPYGTYAGHRSERSVQELEEHGNFSYDDHLNDSTMTRGPVSTRLGMAGVPTDTRYQSANDLEAGDYNPETGQMVGHNTTLNRNGGMTPSEYESYSDLVKPEHTSHVATPQYPPGVGELPLPCFSNQSAGVTPNGALDFAYPLATVDRSEKSVKERETKLKNPRMTVDTTASIDDQLLLDAILAVTGLDPRLNVDKVLIKTEEQP encoded by the exons CGATGGATGGACATGGAGAAACGAATAGACAAACAGATGGAAGGCAGTCAGG CGCAAGTACATGAGTTCTCATTTGAACTGAAGTTCTATCCTCCTGTTCCTGAGAATCTAAATGAAGACCTTACCAG ATATTTCATAGTTCTACAGATCCGTAAGGATCTCTGGACAGGTTTGCTGCCATCCTCGTTCTACACACTCGCCATGCTTGGCTCATATACAGTGCAGAGCGAGCTCGGTGACTACGACAGGAATGAGCACCATGGCATCGAATACTTGCGTCCTTATAGCTTCGCTCCCAAGTCTACGGAGGAGCTCCTTAGTAGGATAGCCGACTTACATCACTCACACAG GGGGATGACTCCAGAAGAGGCGGATCTCTACTTTTTGCAGAATGCCAAGCGTATGGCCATGTATGGCATGGAATTGCACGAAGTCAAGGATAACAAAGGAAGAAAGGTTTCATTGGGCATGTCTGCGAGTGGCCTTTACCTATACGAGGGTCGTCTCAGAATGGACAAATACAAGTGGCACCGTATGCTCAAGATGTCCTACAAGGGTGACCATCTTCTCATCAAAGTCAGACCAGCTGAG TACGAGAAGTCTGAAAAAGTGCATATGTTCAAGCTGCCTAACAAGAAGGAGGCCAAGCGGCTGTGGAGGATAGCCGTCGAGCACCACCAGTTTTTCCGACTTAAGCAACCAGAACCGGTTGACAGCAACACTTTTGGCACGTTTGGCTCTCGTCGTTGGAGAATGTCTGGTCGCACAGCCactgaaattaaaaatactG GCACACCTAAAAGGGATGACTACTCCAAACCTGGCATCTTCCTTTCTCCTGACAATTATCAAGGATCAATGGAGGGCCGAAGTGGCACATTGCCGTATAGTCAGGGTTCAAGGGGTATGGACCCGACCATGATTAATCCGTATGGCACATATGCG GGACACAGGAGCGAGCGGTCTGTGCAAGAATTAGAAGAACATGGCAATTTTTCCTACGATGATCATCTAAATGATAGCACAATGACGAGGGGCCCTGTGAGCACGCGGCTAGGTATGGCTGGTGTACCCACTGATACCCGGTACCAGAGTGCAAATGACCTAGAAGCCGGGGACTACAACCCGGAAACTGGTCAGATGGTCGGCCACAATACGACACTGAACAGGAATGGTGGAATGACTCCTAGCGAGTATGAAAGCTACAGTGATCTTGTTAAACCA GAACATACATCACACGTAGCTACACCGCAGTACCCACCAGGAGTTGGTGAACTGCCTCTGCCCTGCTTCAGCAACCAGTCAGCAGGAGTCACACCTAATGGTGCGCTTGACTTCGCCTATCCCCTTGCGACTGTTGACAGAAGTGAGAAGAGCGTAAAAGAGAGAGAGACGAAATTGAAGAATCCACGTATGACTGTTGATACGACTGCATCTATCGACGACCAG TTGCTACTGGATGCGATACTGGCAGTTACTGGCTTAGACCCAAGGCTAAATGTTGACAAAGTACTCATAAAGACCGAGGAACAACCTTGA